GTCCCCGTGTGCCCAAGAAAGCCTTGTGTTTCAAGGGTTCTCAAGGATCACGGTGTCAAAGTCGAGTCATGGCAAGGGGGCCCTGTACAGGCCCCCCCACTCTTTTCCACATTTGTATGCATCGCCGGCAACGCTCCCCGGCCACGCTCTGCCGGGCATCCCTGGCCAGACCTCGGGGCCCGAACTCCCTGCCAGGCGGTCCTTGCCACGGCCCCCCTGGCAGCCACCCCACCTGCAGCAAACCGCCGGCTGCCCACGGCGGCCGTCCCTGCCGGATGGTGGTGAAGGTCCGTCTGGTCGACCCACCTTGCGGTGACGGGTCAAGCCCCGATTGCGCCGGTTCCACATACGCCAGGCCCCGTCCCGGTTCTGCCCCCAACCGGTTCCGGATGGGCGGCGCGGCCGCCTGCCCCGTGGAGCCGCACCAGCCTGGCGGGTGTCTCCCCTGCGGATGCCGTCCGAGCGGGCCCGGGCCGGTCGCCGGTTCGCTCAGCTCGCCCGGGTGGCCATGATGGCCATGCAGCTCTTGCAGACGTTCTTCCCCTTGAAGTTCTCGACGTTGTAGGCGTTCCCGCAGAAGATGCAGGCGGGCTCGTACTTGCGCAGGATGATCTTGTCGCCGTCAACGTAGATCTCCAGCGAGTCCTTCTCCTGGATGTCCAGGGTCCTCCGCAGCTCGATGGGGATCACCACGCGGCCCAGTTCGTCCACCTTGCGGACAATACCCGTAGACTTCATCATTTACCCAGAGGCCCCCTTAACCGCTGATTTCTTTTGCCCCTCTATCAAGACCGTAGCACCAGTACCAAAAAACGTCAAGACACATCTCGACAACGCCAACGGAATGGCTGGGTGGGAAAAAGCTTACGGAACGGGGCCGCCGGCGTTGCCGGGGAACGCCAGGCCGGGCGGCGGTGAACCCGGCCTGGGGCGGAACCCCCGGCCGAACCGTCGAACACCCTGCCGGGCCGCGGCACGCCCGGACGGGCCCCGGACCCCGGTCCGGCTGCGGATCCGCAAGCCCTCGCCGAAGGGCGGTCGGGGTGCCCGCTTGCGGTCTTGGCAGGCGGTGGTGACGCAAAGGCGAGGGAGAGACCTCACCCGGTTGTCCCGGCAGGTCAGGCCATCATCCCGACTGCAAGCGCAGGCAAGGTTACTCCGTGGACGGGCTGGTTCGCCAGCCCCGGCGACGACCCTGCAACGGGCCCAGGCCGAGGATCAGGTGCGGCGGGCCAGGGCGGCTGCGCACGCTGGAGCGGCCCCGGTGCCGGCAAACTTGACAGCGGGGGCACGGCCAAGCCAAAATACGGCGCAAGCGGGAGGAACCCGGGAAAAGGGGGTCTCCCCCCGAAACCCGCAGGCCACCGGTCCGGAACCATAGCAATAGCAAAGGCCATGAAGGGGATGAGTAACCGGTCCGGACGCCCCAGCGAGGCGGGGATGGTGCAAGCCCGCCCGTCCGCCCGGCGAACATGGCCCCGGAGCCGCCGGCCCAACGGCGCCAGCCCAGTAGGCCCGGCCGGGTGCGCCCGTGAACGCGCAAGCCCCGCTGGTGCAGGCAACGCGGCGTCAGGCCTGGCGCTGGCGGGGTGCCAAGGCCCGTCCCCGCAAGGGGCGGGTGAAGCAGGGTGGTACCGCGAGAGTCCCTCGCCCTTGCCGGGCGCGGGGCTTTTTCTTTTGCCCGGCCCGGGCCCATCTTCCAGCCCAGCGGAGGACAGGAGGTGCACGGTGATGGCAGGTTCGTCGGCAACGCAGTTCCCGGCACAGAAGCCGGCCGGGTCGCAGGCCGGCCGCGGCCGGGGCCGGTTCTACATCACCACCCCGATCTACTACCCCAACGACCGGTTGCACATCGGGCACACCTACACCACGGTGGCCGCCGATGCCCTGGCCCGTTACCACCGGCTGCGGGGCGATGAGACCTGGTTCCTCACCGGAACCGACGAGCACGGCCAGAAGATCGAGCGGGCGGCACGCCAGGCGGGCAAGGAGCCCCTGGAGTACATCGATCCCATCGTGGAGGCGACCCGGCAGCTCTGGCAGAGGCTGCACATCAGCTACGACGATTTCATCCGCACCACCGAGCCGCGGCACGAGGCGCGGGTGCAGCAGATCTTCCAGCGCTTGTATGACCAGGGGGATATCTACAAGGGGGTCTACGAAGGCCTCTACTGCACGGCCTGCGAGGCCTACTACACCGAGGCGGAGCTACTGGACGGGGGGCGTTGCCCGGTCCACGAGACGCCGGTGGAGCGGCTGCAGGAGGAAAGCTACTTCTTCCGGCTTTCCCGGTACGCCGAGCCCCTGCTGGAGCACATCGAGCGGCACCCCGGGTTCATCCAGCCGCCCAGCCGGCGCAACGAGGTGGTTGCCTTCATCCGCCAGGGGCTGCAGGACCTCTCGGTGTCCCGCACCTCCTTCCGCTGGGGCATCCCCGTGCCCTTCGACCCGGACCACGTGATCTACGTCTGGATCGACGCCCTGGCCAACTACATCACCGCCCTGGGCTGGCCCGACGGAGACCTCTACCGCCGCTTCTGGCCGGCGGACGTCCACCTGATCGGCAAGGACATCCTGCGCTTCCACGCCATCATCTGGCCCGCCCTGTTGATGGCCCTGGGCGAGCCCCTGCCCCGCTGCGTGTACGGCCACGGCTGGCTGCTGATCGACGGCGGCAAGATCGGCAAGTCCCGGGCGGGCGGCCAGGTGATCGACCCGGTGCAGCTGATCGAGAAATACGGCGTCGACCCGGTGCGCTACTTCCTCCTGCGGGAGGTGCCCTTCGGCGACGACGGCAGCTACAGCGAAGAGGCCCTGGTGCGGCGGCTCAACACCGACCTGGCCAACGACCTGGGCAACCTGGCCTGGCGGACCACGGGGATGATCCAGCGCTTCCTGGACGGGCGCATCCCGCGGCCGCCCGCCGGGGCCAGCGACGGCGTGCTGGCGGCGGCGGCCCGGGAAACGGCGGCGCGGGTGGAACAGGCCCTGGACCGGTTCGACCTGCCGGCGGCCCTGCAGGCCATCTGGGACCTGATCGGCCGGGCCAACAAGTACATCGACGAGCAGGCACCCTGGGCGCTGCGCCGGGAGGGCCGGCAGGACCGGCTGGAGGCCGTTCTCTACGACGTGGCCGAGACGGCGCGGGTGGTCGGGGTGCTGCTCTCGCCCTTCCTGGTGGAGACGCCGGCCCGGCTCTGGACCCAGCTGGGCCTGGGGCCGGACTACCGGCCGGCAGGCTGGCAGCAGGGCCTGGAATGGGGGCAGCTCCCGGCAGGGGCGCGGGTGGTTCGCGACCAGCCCCTGTTCCCGCGCATCGAGCTGGACGAACCGGCGGCACGGGAGGCAGGCGATGGGGTGACGGCAGCGCTGGCGGGCCCTGCGGTGGCGGCGGCTGCCGGGGCCGAGGCCGGCTCTCCGGTGGCAGCGGCTGCCGGGACCAAGCCCACGCCCCAGGCCCGGAAGGCGGCAGCGGCCGGTCCGGCCGGTGCCGGCGGCGGCGCCGCCCCGGCTGGCCAGGTGACCGGCCAGGTGACCATTGAAGAGTTCGGGCGGATCGAGTTGCGCACGGCTCGGGTGATCCACGCCGAGAAGCATCCGCGGGCCGACCGGCTCCTGCGCCTGGAGGTCGACCTGGGCGGGGAACGGCGCCAGATCGTGGCGGGGATCGCTGCCCATTACCGGCCGGAGGAACTGGTGGGGAAGACCATCGTGGTGGTGGCGAACCTCAAGCCCGCCGTGATCCGCGGCGTGGAATCCCAGGGCATGGTCCTGGCGGCGGAGGATGGCCAGGGGCTGGCCCTGCTCACCACCGACCGGCCCATCGGGGAAGGGAGCCGGATCCGGTGAGGCCCGGCGAGGGGGCGGAGGCCCACGGACCGGCCCCGGTGGCCCTGGTGGATACCCACTGCCACCTGGACTTCCCCGACTTCGACCGGGACCGGGACCAGGTGGTGGCCGCCGCCCGGGCGGCCGGGGTGGTGGCCATGATCACCATCGGCATCGACCTGGAAAGCTCCCGCCGGGCCGTGGCCCTGGCCGAGGGGTACCAGGACGTCTACGCCGCAGTGGGCATCCATCCCCACAGCGCCGGGGAGTGCACCGCCGCGGCCCTGGCCGAGCTGCGCCGCCTGGCCGCCCACCCGCGGGTGGTGGCCATCGGGGAGATCGGGCTCGACTACCACCGCGGCCGCGCGGGGGAAGGCCAGCAGAAGAAGGCTTTCCTGGCCCAGCTGGAGCTGGCGGTGGAATTGGGGCTGCCGGTGATCATCCACCAGCGGGACGCGGTGGACGACCTCTGGGACCTGCTGGCGGCGCCGGGCCGGCCGCAGGTGGAAGGCGTGCTGCACTGCTTCAGCGCCGGTCCCGACTGGGCCGCCCGCTGGGCCGCGGCGGGCTGGTTCATCGGGCTGGACGGGCCGGTGACCTTCAAGAACGGCGAGGACGCTCGAGCGACCGCCAGGGCGGTACCCCTGGAACGGCTGCTGGTGGAGACGGACGCGCCCTTCCTGGCGCCCCATCCCTACCGGGGCCGGCGGAACCAGCCGGCCTGGGTGCGGCTGGTGGCCGAGCGGATTGCCGCCGAGCGCGGGCTTCCCCTGGACCGGCTGGCCGCCCAGACCACGGCCAACGCGGCCCGGCTCTTCCGGCTCGCCCTTCCCCAGGTGGCCCCGTCCGGGCCGCCCCGGGGGGAGGAAGCCGGCCACCCGGCGGGGGCCGAAGGCCTCTAGACGGGAGGAGCGGGCGCCGGGGCCGGACCGGCCGGAACCGCGACCGGGCAGGCTGGCAGGATCCGCGGAGCCGGGCAGCGGCGGTGCCGGCGGCCCGCGCCGGTGATGACGCTGCGGGCCGGGCCGTGCGGCCGCCAGGCTGGCCGGCCATCTGGAGCCGCGCGGGCCAGCTGGTGCCGCCGTGGGGATGGTCGTGGGGGCGGCGGTACCGGGCCAGGCGGCCCCGGCCCCGGTACCGGTCCCGGCCCGGATCCCGCCGGTACCACGGGGCCGGCAAGGAGGCACGGGGTGTGGCAGGTTCGTCCGGCATGCAGGGCCAGGAAAGAGGGCACGGGGCCCACCGGGCCACCCACCGGGCCGAGCTGCGCCGGTGGCTCGAACGGTACGGCGTGCGGCCCAGCCGGCGGCTGGGACAGAACTTCCTGGTCGACGACTACTGGGCGGAACGGATCGTCGCCGCGGTGGAACCCGGCCCGGACGATCTGGTGATCGAGGTGGGACCGGGCCTGGGCGCCCTGACGGAGCGCCTGGCGCAGCGGGCCGGCCGGGTACGGGCGGTGGAGGTCGACCGCCGGCTGGCCGCGGCCCTGCGGGAGCGGCTGGGGCACCTGCCGAACCTGGAGCTGGTGGAGGGGGACATCCTGGCCGTCGACCTGGACCGCCTGGTGTCGCGCCGGGACCCGGCGGAGGGGCCGGTCAAGCTGGCCAGCAACCTTCCCTACGCCATCACGTCGCCTTTCCTGGTGCGCTGGCTTGAAGCTCCCATCCGGTGGGAGCGGGCCGTGCTCACCCTGCAGGCGGAGGTGGTCGACCGGCTGGTGGCTGCGCCGGGCGCCGCGGCCTACGGCGCGCTGACGGTCTTGGTCGCCTACCATGCCCGGGTGGAGCGGCTGGGCACCGTGCCGGCAGGAGCCTTCTGGCCCCGGCCGGAGGTGGACTCGGCGGTGGTGCGCCTATGGCCCCACCCGCGCCCGCCGGTGGCGGTGGTCGATCCGGCGGCCCTGTTCGCGCTGGTGCGGGCGGCCTTCAGCCAGCGCCGCAAGCGCCTGGCCAACGCCCTGGCGGCCCACCCGGCGGTGGAGCGGGCGCAGGCCGAGGCGGCGTGCCGGGCGGCCGGGATCGACCCGGGAACCCGGCCCGAGACCGTCGATCTGGAAGGGTTTGCGCGCCTGGCCAATCAGTTGTTCCCCCCGGGGCGACCACCCCTGCCCGGCGGCGGGCCGTCCTTGGATATAATGAATAACGAGCACTGAAGAACAACGAGCACTGAAGCGGCAATCCTTGCAGCGGCTCGCAGCGGGCTTCCGGCCGGGGGGAATGGCCGTGCAGACACCCTTCATCAGCCCAACCCGCGGTGCCCTCTCCTTCGACGGCCTGTGTGCCGAGATCCTGGACTACATCCGTGCCGAACCCGATGCCCAGTACAAGCTGATCATCGGCACCGACTCCCAGGTCCGGCAGCAGACCCAGTTCGTCACGGCCGTGGTGATCCACCGGCTGGGGAAGGGCGCGCGGTACTTCTACCAGGTGCGCAAGCAGCGGAAGATCACCAGCCTGCGGCAGAAGATCTTCTACGAGGCGAGCCTGAGCCTGTCCCTGGCCACCCGCCTGGCGGAGCGGCTGGCCCAGAGGGGCGGGCGGCTGCCCAACGTGGAGATCCACCTGGACGTGGGCATGCAGGGCGAGACCCGGGACCTGATCCGGGAGATCGTCGGCATGGTGGTCGGCAGCGGCTTTGACGCCAAGATCAAGCCCGACTCCTACGCGGCCTCCTCGGTGGCCGACCGCTACACCAAGTGACACCGGCCTGCCGGCGTGCCGCGCCCCTGGGGTGCGGCACGCGCACCGTTGGTCCCTGAAAAGCCCCCTCCACGGCGGCGGAGCGGCGGCCGCGGAGCGGTGGTTGCGCTCACCGACAATTCTCGCTTGACACTCGAAAAAGGCC
This is a stretch of genomic DNA from Thermaerobacter sp. PB12/4term. It encodes these proteins:
- a CDS encoding TatD family hydrolase, with the translated sequence MRPGEGAEAHGPAPVALVDTHCHLDFPDFDRDRDQVVAAARAAGVVAMITIGIDLESSRRAVALAEGYQDVYAAVGIHPHSAGECTAAALAELRRLAAHPRVVAIGEIGLDYHRGRAGEGQQKKAFLAQLELAVELGLPVIIHQRDAVDDLWDLLAAPGRPQVEGVLHCFSAGPDWAARWAAAGWFIGLDGPVTFKNGEDARATARAVPLERLLVETDAPFLAPHPYRGRRNQPAWVRLVAERIAAERGLPLDRLAAQTTANAARLFRLALPQVAPSGPPRGEEAGHPAGAEGL
- the metG gene encoding methionine--tRNA ligase, which produces MAGSSATQFPAQKPAGSQAGRGRGRFYITTPIYYPNDRLHIGHTYTTVAADALARYHRLRGDETWFLTGTDEHGQKIERAARQAGKEPLEYIDPIVEATRQLWQRLHISYDDFIRTTEPRHEARVQQIFQRLYDQGDIYKGVYEGLYCTACEAYYTEAELLDGGRCPVHETPVERLQEESYFFRLSRYAEPLLEHIERHPGFIQPPSRRNEVVAFIRQGLQDLSVSRTSFRWGIPVPFDPDHVIYVWIDALANYITALGWPDGDLYRRFWPADVHLIGKDILRFHAIIWPALLMALGEPLPRCVYGHGWLLIDGGKIGKSRAGGQVIDPVQLIEKYGVDPVRYFLLREVPFGDDGSYSEEALVRRLNTDLANDLGNLAWRTTGMIQRFLDGRIPRPPAGASDGVLAAAARETAARVEQALDRFDLPAALQAIWDLIGRANKYIDEQAPWALRREGRQDRLEAVLYDVAETARVVGVLLSPFLVETPARLWTQLGLGPDYRPAGWQQGLEWGQLPAGARVVRDQPLFPRIELDEPAAREAGDGVTAALAGPAVAAAAGAEAGSPVAAAAGTKPTPQARKAAAAGPAGAGGGAAPAGQVTGQVTIEEFGRIELRTARVIHAEKHPRADRLLRLEVDLGGERRQIVAGIAAHYRPEELVGKTIVVVANLKPAVIRGVESQGMVLAAEDGQGLALLTTDRPIGEGSRIR
- a CDS encoding AbrB/MazE/SpoVT family DNA-binding domain-containing protein, translated to MKSTGIVRKVDELGRVVIPIELRRTLDIQEKDSLEIYVDGDKIILRKYEPACIFCGNAYNVENFKGKNVCKSCMAIMATRAS
- a CDS encoding ribonuclease H-like YkuK family protein yields the protein MQTPFISPTRGALSFDGLCAEILDYIRAEPDAQYKLIIGTDSQVRQQTQFVTAVVIHRLGKGARYFYQVRKQRKITSLRQKIFYEASLSLSLATRLAERLAQRGGRLPNVEIHLDVGMQGETRDLIREIVGMVVGSGFDAKIKPDSYAASSVADRYTK
- the rsmA gene encoding 16S rRNA (adenine(1518)-N(6)/adenine(1519)-N(6))-dimethyltransferase RsmA; translation: MAGSSGMQGQERGHGAHRATHRAELRRWLERYGVRPSRRLGQNFLVDDYWAERIVAAVEPGPDDLVIEVGPGLGALTERLAQRAGRVRAVEVDRRLAAALRERLGHLPNLELVEGDILAVDLDRLVSRRDPAEGPVKLASNLPYAITSPFLVRWLEAPIRWERAVLTLQAEVVDRLVAAPGAAAYGALTVLVAYHARVERLGTVPAGAFWPRPEVDSAVVRLWPHPRPPVAVVDPAALFALVRAAFSQRRKRLANALAAHPAVERAQAEAACRAAGIDPGTRPETVDLEGFARLANQLFPPGRPPLPGGGPSLDIMNNEH